Genomic segment of Bacillus thuringiensis:
AAGTAAATCCTAATGTACCAATAAAGTTTTTATTAGAAGAACCTAATCCTTTAATGAGTGGCCAAATGCTTCAAGAAAAAGTCGCTACACAATTAAAGCTTAATAATAATGCTTTTATATATATTAAGTATGACGAATTTAATTTTATTAGCGAACTGTACCCTATACCGACAACAAGTGTAGAAGCCGTTCAAGATGGAAACGGTGAATTATATTTGAAATTCCTATTTATGAATGGTGATTATCAAACGATACCGTACAAACATATTATCCATTTGAGAAACGATTTTAATGGAAATGATATTTTTGGAGATTCACCAAAAGAAACATTACTTCCACTAATGGAAGTTGTAAATACCATTGATCAAGGGATTATTAATGCTGTGAAAAATAGCGCAGTCATTAAATGGATACTAAAATTTACAGCTGTACTTCGCCCGGAAGATATGAAAAGAGCTGTTAAGGATTTTACAACCAATTATTTAAATATTGACTCTGAAATGGGCGGAGCAGCAGCAGCTGATGGTAAATATGATATTCAACAAGTTAAAAACGAATCATATGTACCTAATGAAAAACAAATAAGTGAAACAATAAAAAGGATATACGCTTACTTTGGTACTAACGAGAAAATTGTCATGAGTAACTATTCAGAAGACGAGTGGAATTCTTATTTCGAAGCCGAAATCCAACCGTTTTCAATGCAATTAAGCAATGAATATACTAGAAAGATTTTTTCGAAACGAGAAAGAGGATTTGGAAACAGAATTATATTCGAAGCTTCAAGTCTCCAATACGCTTCAATGTCTTCTAAATTAGGTTTAGTTCAATTTGTCGATAGAGGAATCATGTGTGCAAATGATGTTTTAGAAATACTTAATATGCCTCCAATTGAGGGCGGAGATAAGTATATAAGACGATTAGATACTGCTGTCATAGACGATACGAAATCAACTGAAGGAGGTGATGATAATGGACAAAAGGAAGGATAATCTGAATAACTTTTTACAAGTTAAAAACATGACAGAAACAAGTGCCGATCTATACTTTTACGGAGATATTGTTTCTAGCTGGTGGGGAGCCTGGGAAGATGAAGATCAGTACCCTGAAAATGTAAAAACCTTTTTGGATAGTGCAAAGGGTAAAGACTTAAATATTTACATCAATAGTGGTGGTGGCGCTGTATTTGCTGGAGTTGCTATATATAACATGATAAAACGTCATCAAGGTTATAAACGTGTGTATGTAGATGGTTTAGCAGCAAGTATTGCTTCTGTAATAGCGTTGGCTGGTGATGAAGTTGTTATCCCTGCTAATGCTTTTTTTATGATTCATAAACCTTGGACAAGCACTTGGGGAAATGCAGAGGATCTGCGTAAAGCTGCCGATACATTAGATACAGTAGAAGAAGGTATTCTAAACATTTATGCTGAGAACCTTAAAGAAGGTGTTTCAATAGACACTATTCGGGAATTTGTTGCTGAAGAAAAATGGTTTACGGGTAATGAAGCAGCTGAATTCTTTGATATAAAAGTCACTGATGAGGTGCAGGCAGTTGCTTGCATTTCCGATATGTATAAGGAATACCAACACACGCCGAAAAATTTACTTGAACAAAAACAAAATAAAAAAATAGATAGAACAAACGAATTTTTGTTTGATTTCTAAGGAGGAAAAATAAATGACATTACAAGAAATTTTGAATTCTATTCAATCGAAAAAAGAAGAAGGCCGAAAGTTTTTAGATGCGAAGGATTTTGAAAAAGCCGAAACTGTAAAAGCCGAAATTGTAGAATTAGAACAGCAATTGCAAGCTGAAATTATGTTTATGCAAGATGACAATAGCCGCAATTTAGAGGCGAAAGCGCAAATGCTTTCTAACGCTCAAACGATTAACAATGGTAATCAAGGTACAGTAGTTAATACGTTTGGTGAACAAAAACCAAAAGAAAAAGATTCTACTGCAAATGATTATTTAAATGCATGGGCAAAGGTTATGATGGGCCAAAAAATCAACAACGATGAAGAATTAATTTTTGACAA
This window contains:
- a CDS encoding phage portal protein, with the protein product MGLKDWIFPNKKEKNTTRFEMISDYGNGFYSFGGNLYKSDIIRSCIRPFSKAIGKLVAKHLLKNDKVFKVNPNVPIKFLLEEPNPLMSGQMLQEKVATQLKLNNNAFIYIKYDEFNFISELYPIPTTSVEAVQDGNGELYLKFLFMNGDYQTIPYKHIIHLRNDFNGNDIFGDSPKETLLPLMEVVNTIDQGIINAVKNSAVIKWILKFTAVLRPEDMKRAVKDFTTNYLNIDSEMGGAAAADGKYDIQQVKNESYVPNEKQISETIKRIYAYFGTNEKIVMSNYSEDEWNSYFEAEIQPFSMQLSNEYTRKIFSKRERGFGNRIIFEASSLQYASMSSKLGLVQFVDRGIMCANDVLEILNMPPIEGGDKYIRRLDTAVIDDTKSTEGGDDNGQKEG
- a CDS encoding head maturation protease, ClpP-related, whose protein sequence is MDKRKDNLNNFLQVKNMTETSADLYFYGDIVSSWWGAWEDEDQYPENVKTFLDSAKGKDLNIYINSGGGAVFAGVAIYNMIKRHQGYKRVYVDGLAASIASVIALAGDEVVIPANAFFMIHKPWTSTWGNAEDLRKAADTLDTVEEGILNIYAENLKEGVSIDTIREFVAEEKWFTGNEAAEFFDIKVTDEVQAVACISDMYKEYQHTPKNLLEQKQNKKIDRTNEFLFDF